A region from the Halomonas piscis genome encodes:
- the ubiD gene encoding 4-hydroxy-3-polyprenylbenzoate decarboxylase, whose translation MKYRDLREFVQALERQGELVRVSAEVDSYLEVTEICDRTLRAGGPALLFENVKGHDMPLLGNLFGTPERVAMGMGEDSVEALSEIGKLLAFLKEPDPPKGLKDAWQKLPIFKQVLSMGPKTVKRAPVQEVVEEGDDVDLDRLPIQHCWPGDAAPLVTWSLVVTKGPHKERQNLGIYRQQKIGKNRLIMRWLSHRGGALDFQEFQQAHPGEPFPVAVALGADPATILGAVTPVPDTLSEYAFAGLLRGSRTELVKCGHAELDVPASSEIILEGFIYPDDMAPEGPFGDHTGYYNEVESFPVFTVTRLTRRRDAIYHSTYTGRPPDEPAILGVALNEVFVPILRKQFPEIVDFYLPPEGCSYRMAVVTMKKQYPGHAKRVMMGVWSFLRQFMYTKFVVVLDDDVDARRWEDVIWAMTTRMDPARDTTVVENTPIDYLDFASPVSGLGSKMGFDATNKWPGETDREWGVPIAMDSAVKARVDERWETFGIGIPLPPARSGGD comes from the coding sequence GTGAAATACCGCGATCTTCGCGAATTTGTCCAGGCGCTGGAAAGGCAGGGCGAGCTGGTGCGGGTCTCCGCCGAGGTCGATTCGTACCTCGAGGTCACCGAAATCTGCGACCGCACCCTGCGCGCCGGCGGCCCGGCGCTGTTGTTCGAGAACGTCAAGGGCCACGACATGCCGCTGCTGGGCAACCTGTTCGGCACGCCCGAGCGGGTGGCCATGGGCATGGGCGAGGACTCGGTCGAGGCGCTGAGCGAGATCGGCAAGCTGCTGGCGTTTCTCAAGGAGCCCGACCCGCCGAAGGGCTTGAAGGATGCCTGGCAGAAGCTGCCGATCTTCAAGCAGGTGCTGAGCATGGGGCCGAAGACGGTCAAGCGTGCCCCGGTGCAGGAAGTGGTGGAAGAGGGCGACGACGTGGATCTCGACCGCCTGCCCATTCAGCACTGCTGGCCGGGAGACGCCGCGCCCCTGGTCACCTGGTCGCTGGTGGTCACCAAGGGTCCCCACAAGGAACGTCAGAATCTGGGCATCTACCGCCAGCAGAAGATTGGCAAGAACCGCCTGATCATGCGCTGGCTGTCTCACCGCGGCGGGGCGCTGGACTTTCAGGAGTTCCAGCAGGCCCACCCCGGCGAGCCGTTTCCCGTGGCGGTGGCGCTGGGCGCGGACCCGGCCACCATTCTCGGCGCGGTCACGCCGGTGCCGGACACGCTCTCGGAATACGCCTTTGCCGGCCTCTTGCGCGGCTCGCGCACCGAGCTGGTCAAGTGCGGCCACGCCGAGCTTGACGTGCCGGCCTCAAGCGAGATTATTCTCGAAGGCTTCATCTACCCCGACGACATGGCCCCGGAAGGCCCCTTCGGCGACCACACCGGCTACTACAACGAGGTGGAGTCGTTCCCGGTGTTTACCGTCACGCGGCTGACCCGTCGCCGGGACGCGATCTATCATTCCACCTACACCGGCCGCCCGCCGGACGAGCCGGCGATTCTGGGCGTGGCGCTCAACGAGGTGTTCGTGCCCATACTGCGCAAGCAGTTCCCCGAGATCGTCGACTTCTACCTGCCGCCGGAAGGCTGCTCCTACCGCATGGCGGTGGTGACCATGAAAAAGCAGTACCCGGGCCACGCCAAGCGCGTGATGATGGGGGTGTGGAGCTTTCTGCGCCAGTTCATGTACACCAAGTTCGTGGTGGTGCTCGACGACGACGTCGACGCCCGGCGCTGGGAAGACGTGATCTGGGCCATGACCACGCGCATGGACCCGGCCCGGGACACCACCGTGGTGGAAAACACGCCCATCGACTATCTGGACTTTGCCTCGCCGGTATCGGGGCTGGGCTCCAAGATGGGCTTTGACGCCACCAACAAGTGGCCCGGCGAAACCGACCGCGAGTGGGGCGTACCCATTGCCATGGACAGCGCGGTCAAGGCGCGGGTCGACGAGCGCTGGGAGACGTTTGGCATCGGTATACCGCTGCCGCCGGCGCGAAGCGGCGGCGACTGA
- a CDS encoding FAD-binding oxidoreductase, translating to MSARTMTCLVTEVEDLNPDVFGVTLEGRAEALVHEPGQYLELALDEYTWVPFSIASGSRDDGRLELHVQHWPERSNSARLRELLQVAEQLTVRLPGGDCKLADNSTRPLLLIAAGTGFAQMKALIEAALARHPERRIDLWWAAREHRELYLEPLATRWAQTYPHFTFHAVTELPLAEPLAEGERLIHHQGRIDEALEAADIDPIECDIYLSGSPGMVYACLDVLEDKGIDEARVFSDVFSYAPRDKA from the coding sequence ATGAGCGCAAGGACGATGACCTGCTTGGTCACCGAAGTGGAAGATCTCAATCCCGACGTGTTCGGCGTTACCCTGGAAGGGCGCGCCGAAGCGCTGGTGCACGAGCCAGGGCAGTACCTGGAGCTGGCGCTGGACGAATACACCTGGGTGCCGTTTTCCATTGCCAGCGGCAGTCGCGACGACGGCCGGCTGGAACTTCACGTGCAGCACTGGCCCGAACGCAGCAACTCCGCGCGGCTGCGCGAGCTGCTGCAGGTTGCCGAGCAGCTGACCGTGCGCCTGCCCGGCGGCGACTGCAAGCTGGCGGACAACAGCACCCGGCCGCTTCTGCTGATTGCGGCCGGCACCGGCTTTGCCCAGATGAAGGCGCTGATCGAGGCGGCGCTGGCGCGCCACCCCGAGCGCCGGATTGACCTCTGGTGGGCGGCCCGGGAGCATCGCGAACTGTATCTGGAGCCGCTGGCCACGCGCTGGGCGCAGACGTATCCGCATTTCACGTTTCATGCGGTGACCGAGCTTCCGCTTGCCGAGCCGCTGGCGGAAGGCGAGCGCCTGATCCACCACCAGGGCCGCATCGACGAGGCGCTGGAAGCGGCAGACATTGACCCGATCGAGTGCGATATTTATCTGTCCGGCTCGCCGGGCATGGTGTACGCCTGCCTGGATGTGCTGGAAGACAAGGGCATCGACGAAGCCCGGGTGTTTTCCGACGTCTTCAGCTACGCCCCCCGGGATAAAGCCTGA
- a CDS encoding 3-deoxy-7-phosphoheptulonate synthase, with protein MNATATILKTATATAPQTPTVSDAVTARQPATPTGPQALPAPSALHAEYPLSRALGDGIASQRSTVKRILSGEDSRLLLVVGPCSAHDPRAVREYAERLARLADDVAEQILPVMRVYVEKPRTTVGWKGLAYDPDLDGRGDIARGLALSRELMRDVAECGLPVATELLQPMLAPYLEDLLSWVAIGARTTESQLHRELASGLDAAVGFKNATHGGVQVAVDAMGAAAHPHQRFAMDAAGRPAVAQTPGNPHTHLVLRGGSGEPNYRADHVRAAAAALESAGQNPRLMVDCSHANARKDHRRQSEVMLDVLAQREAGNLNLAALMLESFLHEGKQPLTPGALRHGVSITDACIGWETTERLVKTAAERLA; from the coding sequence ATGAACGCGACTGCCACTATTCTTAAAACTGCTACCGCCACTGCCCCGCAAACGCCGACGGTGTCCGACGCCGTGACGGCCCGCCAGCCTGCCACGCCGACCGGCCCGCAGGCGCTCCCCGCCCCGTCCGCGCTGCACGCCGAGTACCCGCTCAGCCGGGCGCTGGGCGACGGCATCGCAAGCCAGCGCTCGACGGTCAAGCGCATCCTGTCGGGCGAGGACTCGCGCCTTTTGCTCGTGGTCGGGCCCTGCTCCGCTCACGACCCCCGCGCCGTGCGGGAATACGCCGAACGCCTGGCGCGCCTCGCCGACGACGTTGCCGAACAGATCCTGCCGGTAATGCGCGTCTATGTGGAAAAGCCCCGCACCACCGTAGGCTGGAAGGGGCTCGCCTACGACCCGGACCTGGACGGCCGCGGCGATATTGCCCGGGGGCTCGCGCTATCCCGCGAGCTGATGCGCGACGTGGCCGAGTGCGGCCTGCCCGTGGCCACCGAGCTTTTGCAGCCCATGCTGGCGCCGTACCTGGAGGACCTGCTGAGCTGGGTGGCCATCGGCGCCCGGACCACCGAGTCTCAGCTTCACCGCGAGCTTGCCAGCGGCCTCGACGCGGCGGTGGGCTTCAAGAATGCGACCCACGGCGGCGTGCAGGTAGCCGTTGACGCCATGGGCGCGGCGGCACACCCGCACCAGCGCTTTGCCATGGACGCCGCCGGCCGTCCGGCGGTAGCGCAGACCCCGGGCAACCCGCATACTCATCTGGTGCTGCGCGGCGGCAGCGGCGAGCCCAACTATCGGGCGGACCACGTCCGGGCGGCAGCGGCGGCGCTGGAAAGCGCCGGGCAGAATCCGCGGCTGATGGTCGACTGCAGCCACGCCAACGCGCGCAAGGACCACCGCCGCCAGAGCGAGGTGATGCTCGACGTGCTCGCCCAGCGCGAGGCGGGCAATCTGAACCTGGCCGCGCTGATGCTGGAAAGCTTTCTTCACGAAGGCAAGCAGCCCCTGACCCCGGGCGCGCTGCGCCACGGCGTTTCCATTACCGATGCCTGCATTGGCTGGGAGACCACCGAGCGGCTTGTGAAAACCGCCGCCGAACGGCTGGCATAA
- a CDS encoding DUF3087 family protein, with product MARFILQHQDAHAYRRKSRIISLVMAGQFAVLGMLFALILTSAFGSSLAMNALGVVLGLLATSAMFAVLKDRPWMNEVRYAWQLKHHLGQVSGYLVTLRPAVEQDDTTALDILTFYHQGMEQLAELNGRTTDDDAERLAEKMQVRLKREALGLPEEVGSFNPDDLQRYRRA from the coding sequence ATGGCGCGTTTTATACTGCAGCATCAGGATGCCCACGCCTACCGGCGAAAATCGCGCATCATCAGTCTGGTCATGGCCGGACAGTTCGCCGTGCTGGGCATGCTGTTTGCGCTGATACTGACCTCGGCCTTTGGCTCAAGCCTTGCCATGAACGCGCTGGGCGTGGTGCTGGGACTTTTGGCTACCAGCGCGATGTTTGCCGTACTCAAGGATCGTCCCTGGATGAACGAGGTGCGCTATGCCTGGCAGCTCAAGCACCACCTGGGCCAGGTTAGCGGGTATCTGGTGACGCTGCGCCCGGCCGTTGAGCAGGACGACACCACGGCGCTGGATATCCTGACCTTTTATCATCAGGGTATGGAACAGCTGGCCGAGCTCAACGGCCGCACCACCGACGACGACGCCGAGCGGCTAGCGGAAAAGATGCAGGTCAGGCTCAAGCGCGAAGCGCTGGGCCTGCCCGAAGAGGTGGGAAGCTTCAATCCCGACGACCTGCAGCGCTACCGGCGGGCGTGA
- a CDS encoding COG3650 family protein, translating to MGTYRDFWPAAVAGALLVGGCAAPGTMPSESPSAGAGEPADHAADTSLGADVSTAPLFPPALFPGAAEGFEAWRCAPANQHLVTAFGDEQLRLWSLHGAWQLPQAVVASGARYQNGELSFWNRGDKAQVETPRGQLQCQLAHERDARTRAEHPGVMFFGHGNEPGWTVELDNHEPRLVLTTDYGETAQTLPYMVSTMDNDAGRVVLENADAGRFFRVRIEAAACFDDMSGKPYPARVTLSIDGEQYSGCGEGIAP from the coding sequence ATGGGAACTTATCGCGACTTTTGGCCGGCGGCCGTGGCCGGTGCGCTGCTCGTTGGCGGCTGCGCCGCCCCGGGCACGATGCCTTCCGAGAGCCCGTCGGCCGGGGCGGGCGAGCCTGCGGACCATGCCGCGGACACATCGCTGGGCGCCGACGTCTCCACGGCGCCGCTCTTTCCGCCGGCGCTTTTCCCCGGCGCGGCCGAAGGTTTCGAGGCCTGGCGCTGCGCGCCGGCCAACCAGCACCTGGTCACCGCCTTCGGCGACGAGCAGCTCAGGCTGTGGTCGCTCCACGGCGCCTGGCAGCTGCCCCAGGCGGTGGTGGCCAGCGGCGCGCGCTACCAGAACGGCGAGCTAAGCTTCTGGAACCGCGGCGACAAGGCCCAGGTGGAAACGCCCCGGGGCCAGCTTCAGTGCCAACTGGCGCATGAGCGCGACGCCCGCACTCGGGCAGAGCACCCGGGCGTGATGTTTTTCGGCCACGGCAACGAGCCGGGGTGGACCGTTGAGTTGGATAATCACGAGCCCAGGCTGGTGCTGACTACCGACTACGGCGAGACCGCGCAGACGCTGCCCTACATGGTCAGCACCATGGACAACGACGCCGGGCGCGTGGTGCTGGAAAACGCCGACGCCGGCCGATTCTTCCGCGTGCGCATCGAAGCCGCCGCCTGCTTTGACGACATGAGCGGCAAGCCCTATCCGGCCCGGGTGACGCTTTCCATCGACGGCGAGCAGTACAGCGGCTGCGGCGAAGGTATCGCGCCCTGA
- a CDS encoding IS5 family transposase (programmed frameshift), with amino-acid sequence MSRLKLRDDQWERIEHLLPGKASDCGVTAKDNRLFVEAVLWIARTGAPWRDLPESFGRWHTVYMRYNRWSRKGVWQRIFDTVADDPDLEQLMIDGSIVRVHQHGASKKTRKVEAMGKSRGGLSTKIHAAVDALGNPVRLVLTPGQASEYGAAPALLEGFSPQAVLGDKGYDSTALRDMIQAAGAEPVIPPKKNRLARIEVDWHCYQDRNLVERFFQKIKKFRRLSTRYERLARNYQSLLCLVSAAIWLA; translated from the exons ATGAGTCGGTTGAAGTTACGCGATGATCAGTGGGAGCGAATCGAGCACCTGCTCCCCGGCAAAGCCTCAGACTGTGGGGTAACTGCCAAGGACAATCGCCTGTTCGTGGAAGCCGTGCTCTGGATCGCTCGGACCGGCGCCCCGTGGCGTGATCTTCCCGAATCTTTTGGGCGCTGGCACACCGTCTACATGCGGTATAACCGTTGGTCACGAAAGGGCGTTTGGCAGCGTATTTTTGACACAGTAGCCGACGATCCCGATCTAGAGCAGCTAATGATCGACGGTAGCATCGTCAGGGTGCACCAGCATGGAGCGTCAAAAAAAACACGCAAG GTCGAAGCCATGGGCAAATCTCGAGGCGGATTGAGCACCAAAATTCATGCCGCAGTCGATGCGTTAGGTAACCCAGTACGATTGGTTCTCACACCGGGCCAGGCGTCGGAGTATGGTGCTGCTCCCGCTCTACTGGAAGGTTTTTCCCCGCAAGCAGTGCTGGGCGACAAGGGGTATGACTCCACTGCTCTGCGGGACATGATTCAGGCCGCAGGTGCCGAGCCGGTGATTCCTCCGAAAAAGAATCGTTTGGCGCGCATTGAAGTAGACTGGCACTGTTACCAAGATCGCAATCTGGTGGAGAGGTTCTTTCAGAAAATCAAGAAGTTCCGGCGGTTATCTACACGCTATGAGCGACTGGCAAGAAACTACCAGTCACTCCTCTGCCTCGTGTCAGCCGCCATATGGCTGGCCTAA
- a CDS encoding IS110 family RNA-guided transposase — protein MKQISIVGIDLAKHVFQLHAADARGHNIFNKQVKRDQLRLTLAQLPPCRIAMEACGSAHYWAREIRALGHEAELLPPQAVKPFVLGHKNDARDAAAIAEAAARPATPRVTIKTEAQQSLQAVHRVRSRLVRERTAIGNELRGLLGEFGLIVSQGHAVIRQGVIRERLDEQRARLGEELYTLLNDLLDQWLENDARIARYDKRLQRQAKASADMQRLMSLPGIGPINATLLFSHLGDPARFPNGRQFSASLGLVPRQHSSGGRHQLMGITKRGNGEVRRQLVHGARAALRQFQRQEQPDRLSRWACSLAARLGQRKAIVALANKMARICWSLLAHERRYQPQEAA, from the coding sequence ATGAAACAGATTAGCATTGTCGGCATTGACCTGGCCAAACACGTTTTTCAGTTGCACGCCGCCGATGCGCGCGGCCATAACATCTTTAACAAGCAGGTTAAGCGTGATCAGCTGCGGCTCACGCTGGCCCAGCTGCCGCCTTGCCGCATCGCCATGGAGGCGTGCGGCTCGGCCCATTATTGGGCACGCGAAATTCGCGCCCTGGGCCATGAGGCAGAACTACTGCCGCCGCAGGCGGTCAAGCCCTTCGTGCTGGGCCACAAGAATGATGCACGCGATGCCGCGGCTATCGCCGAGGCCGCAGCACGCCCGGCGACGCCTCGGGTGACGATCAAGACAGAAGCGCAACAATCCCTGCAAGCGGTGCACCGGGTGCGCAGCCGGTTAGTGCGCGAGCGCACTGCCATCGGCAATGAGCTGCGCGGCCTACTGGGAGAGTTTGGCCTGATCGTGTCGCAAGGGCATGCGGTAATACGCCAAGGTGTGATCCGTGAACGCCTGGACGAGCAACGGGCGCGGCTGGGTGAAGAACTCTACACCCTGCTGAACGATCTGCTCGACCAGTGGCTCGAGAACGATGCGCGGATCGCGCGCTATGACAAGCGGCTGCAGCGACAGGCCAAAGCGTCAGCCGACATGCAGCGGCTGATGAGTCTGCCCGGCATCGGCCCGATCAACGCCACGCTGTTGTTCAGCCACCTGGGCGATCCGGCACGGTTTCCCAACGGGCGTCAGTTCAGCGCCTCGTTAGGGCTAGTGCCACGCCAGCATTCCAGTGGTGGCCGCCATCAGTTAATGGGTATCACCAAACGCGGCAATGGCGAGGTTCGACGGCAGCTGGTGCACGGTGCCCGCGCGGCATTACGCCAGTTTCAGCGCCAGGAACAGCCCGACCGGCTGTCCCGCTGGGCCTGCTCATTAGCGGCGCGTCTTGGACAACGCAAGGCCATTGTGGCCCTGGCAAACAAGATGGCGCGGATTTGCTGGTCGCTATTGGCCCATGAGCGCCGCTACCAGCCGCAGGAGGCCGCTTAA